TCTTACAACTAGTTCTTTAACTTTATTACTAATTGGAGCATCCATTGGAAAAACAATTGCTTAAGAAAGGGAAAATATGTCAAAAATCGTAATTGCAATTGGTGGAAATGCTTTAGGTAATTCACCAACTGAGCAATTAGAAATTGTTAAAAAAACAGCAAAATCTTTAGTAGATTTTATTGTTCAAGGTAATGATATTGTAATTGTTCATGGTAATGGTCCTCAAGTTGGAATGATTAATAATGCTTTTGATATTGCAAATAAAAATGAAGTTAAATCTCCTATTTTAGACTTTCCTGAATGTGGGTCTATGAGTCAAGGATATATTGGATATCATCTACAACAAGCAATAGATAATGAATTAAAACTAAGAAATATTAATAAGCCAACAGTTAGTTTAATTACTCAAACTTTAGTTGATAAAAATGATGCAGCATTTTTAAAACCAACTAAACCAATTGGATCATTTATGAATGAAAGTGAAGCAAAAAAACTAGCTGAACAAAATAACTGAAATATTTCTGAAGATGCAGGACGTGGTTGTAGAAGAGTCATTGCTTCACCAAAACCAATTGATATTATTGAAAAAGATGCAATATTACAATTAGTTAATAATTCATTTATTGTGATTGCTGGAGGTGGTGGTGGAATTCCTGTTTATTTAAAAGATGATAAACTAGTAGGAATTGCTGCTGTTATTGATAAAGATTTTGCAGCAGCTAAAATTGCTGAAATAATTGGTGCAGAAAGCTTAATTATTTTAACTGCAATTGATAAAGTAATGATTAACTATAAAAAAGAAAATCAACAAGCTTTAGATCAAATAACTTTAGCTCAAGCTCAAGAATATATTGATCAAAACCAATTTGCACCAGGTTCAATGCTTCCAAAAGTACAAGCTGTTATGTCATTTGTTAAAAAAACTAATGGTAAACCAGCTTATATTGGTTCACTAGAACAAGCTGATAAAGTTTTACAAAACCTAAATGGAACTAAATTTATTAAATAATAAAAAAAGTAGTTATTAACTACTTTATAAGTTCAAATGTTAAAAGCATTTGAACTTTTTTATTATATTAATTTGTTTTTAGTGATTGTTCTAGTGCATAAAAAGCAGCACCAATCATACCAGCATCATTTTTTAATAAAGCTAGTTTAAAATCAACTATATCTTTATAAGAATCTGTTAATTTATTTTTAACTCCTAATTGAAATAATTCTAATAAATTATTTCCAGCTAATGAACCACCACCAATAACAACAACTTCAGGATCTAAAGCGTGTATTAGTAATGACATATGGTTAAACAATTCATCATAAACTTCTAATAAACTGTTTTTTAATTCTATTGGCTTGTTTAAATTATTATAGATTTCAAATAAAAGTTTCATATCTAAATTTTTAATATTTAAAAAATGCTTATTATAAAATTCCAAATATTTATTCTTTAAAATTGTTAAAAGTGAATTTGGTATAGTTGTTGCTGAACATACTTTTTCAATACAATTATTTAAACCACAATTACATTTTAAAATGTGATTATTACTTCCACCATGTCCAAATTCTCCAGCAAATCCATGCGATCCAGAAATTAGTTTTCCATCACAAATAATTGCTCCACCAATTCCAGTTCCTAATCAATAAAATAATCCTGATTTATAAACTAATCCTGAACCTTTTCTATATTCACCAAGTGCAGCAGCATTAACATCATTAATAACATAAACAGGTTTTTTAAATAGAAATTCAGCTTCGGTTTTTAAATCATAATTAAATCATCCATTTTCAATATTTGGAGCCATAACTACAATTCCTTTATTATGATCAACAAACCCAGGAGCTGTAATTCCAACTAACATAATGTCATTTTCATCAATATTTAAAGTTTTTAAAATTTTTGAAATTTCAAAATATAAGTTTTCTATAATTTTAGTTTTTGGATTAGTTATAGAAAAACTATGTTCTAAATCTCCGTTTTGTAAAATTACTCCAACTTTTGCTGAAGTCCCACCAAGATCTATTCCTAATATTTTTTTCATCTTTTTCCTTAATCATTAAATTTCACTTATTCTAATTATCACATTAAAATTTTTTTAATTTTTATATTAGAATAAAACTAGTAAAAATTAAAAAATTAAGCTAAATTGTTTAATCTTAAATCTTGATATAAAGCATCAAAAAACTCAGTTTCAACTAGTTTGTTATGTCCGGGATGTGATGATAACATTATTGTCATTGTGATTTTGTTTTTAGTATCAACTAAACCAGATGACCCTAATAATCCATCTCAACCATATTCACCAACTTCAGTTAGTGGATATAATTGATTTTTAATTCTAACTCTTCCACCAAAACCATAACTATAATCTTCATTTAAATTTCAATTAAAAAACTGTTTTAAATTGTTTTTTGTAAGTTGATCTGATTTCATTTGATTTAATAAATCTAAAGAAATTAATTCATCACCATTTTCTAATTTTCCATCAATTAAAACATTTAAAAATTTTAAATAGTCATCAGCTGTTGTAAATAACCCACTACCACCTAAATTACATACTGGTAATTTATCAATTGATTGAAATAAAAAATCAAAATTTTCTACTTGATCTAAATGATTTTGATCATCTTTATAAGTTCATCTAAAAACATTTGCTTTTCTATTTTTATCAAATAAATAATAATCAGAATCATTCATATTTAATTTGTTAAAAATTTCTTCTTTTACAAAGTCTCTATATGATTTATTTGAAACTACTTCTATTACTCTACTTAACACATCTAAACTTAGTCCATAATATCAATTAGTTGAAGGAACAAATAATAAATCAACCTTACTTAATTCATCACATAATTGCTTTAAAGTATAATTATTAATTTTTCAATCATCTAATACTTTTTTAATTTGAAGTTGAGTATTTGTTTTATTACCACTATAAGTCAAACCAGAAGTCATAGTTAATAAGTTTCAGATTTTGATGTTTTTATTTTTAAATGAAGGAATGTATTTAGATAAATCGTCATCTAAACTAATTAATTTTTTATCTATTAAAAGTAAAGCTGCTAGTGTAGTTATTGGTTTTGTCATTGAATAAGCTTGATAAATTTCATCACCCTTTAATAAGATAGTATTATTTTGGTCATTATATCCAAATTGTTTAGAATAAATAATCTTTTTATCTTTAGCAATTCTAATAGCTGCATTTTTAAAATATTTTTTATCTATAAAAGAGTTAATTGTTTTTTCGATGTTAACAAATTCCATTATTTTTTTACCTCTTTTTAATTTTAAAATAAATTTTAAAATCACTATAAAAAAAATACTCAATAGATAAATTGAGTACTTTAATTAAAAATTATTATTTTGTTGTTTTAGTTTTAGAACTAGTTGATTTAGCTTTAGTTGTTTTTGGTTTAGAAGATGTTGATTTAGTTTTAGAACTAGTTGACTTAGTTGATTTTGAACTTGATTTAGAAGTAGATTTTGTAGATTTTGAAGCTGATGATTTAGCTTTAGTTGATTTTGCTCTAGTTGCTTTTGGTTTTTCAACTTTCATTTCATCAGCTACTTTTTCTTCAACTTTCATTTCACTTACAGGTTGTTCTTCAACTTTATTTGGTTCTTCACACATGCAATCTTTTTCACAACCACAAGCTTCATCTTTTTTATCACAAGCTTGATCTGATTCACAAGTCATACCCATGTTTTCTGATTTCATTTCTTCAGATTTCATTTCTAAATGACCCATCATTTTTTCTTGTCTTTGTTGTTCCAAAAGTTTTTGCATTCTTGGTTTAATAGCTTCTTGTTCTCCACCATAAACAATTTGAATGTTATTTCCTTTTACTAAAGCTCCAGTTGTTCCACCTAAAGATTTAATTCCATCAATATCAGCTTTTTTAGCATCAACAACAGTTAATCTTAATCTTGAAGCACAAGAATCAACATCAACAATGTTTTCTTCTCCACCTAGATATTCAATAATAGCTGCAGCTTTTGCTAATCTAGCTTGTTCTTTATCATCTGTTGATGAACTCATTTTTGAACCATCAACATTTAATCCTTTAGAAGCTTTGAAATCTGCTTTAGTGTATAATTTAGCTTCAGCATTTCCATCTCTACCTGGTGTTTTAACATTAAATAATTTGATTAAGAAGTAGAATGCACAGAAGTAAATTGGTGCTAATACAACAGCAACTCCTAATACTCCAAATGCTGATGTAGCACTCATAGCTTTTGAACCAAAGTATGGAATTACTGCAAAGATAATATAATCAATAAATCCACCACTAACTGTTTGAGTAACATGAGTTTGTAATGCTCCAGTTGCTCAGAAAGCAAGTGAAGCTAATGGCATATGAACACCATAGAATAATCATGGAGCAACAAATAAGAATGTATATTCAATAGGTTCTGTAATACCTGTTAAGAAACAAGTAAACGCAGCTGAGAAATAAATCCCAAATACTTGTTTTCTATTTTCTTTTGGTGCTGCTAGTCACATAGCTAATGCTGCAGCAGGTAAACCTAATAACATAAATCCGAATTTACCAGATTGGAATCTACCAATATTTAGTCCTAGGTTTTGTGCATCAATAAAGTTTAATGTTTTTAAGTTAGCTAGGATTTGTTGAGCCATAAATTGGTCACCTTGTGCACTATATAAAGAATCAACGGCTTTAATAGCATTGTAAATTTCACTAAATGATGAGTGTGAAGTGCCGTGGATAGCATTGTATGATTCTTTAAATGCATTTTGTGCTTGTTCACCAGCACTATTCATTTTATCTAATGCGTCAGCGATTGACCCTCCAGCACTAGTTCATCATAATGGAGCATAAAACACGTGGTGTAGTCCAAATGGAACTAATGAACGCTCAACAACTTCAAACATTAATGAATCTGTTCCATAAGGTAAAGTTCCTGAATTTTCACCAATTCATGAAAATCCAATACCAATAACTGGTCATGCCATTGCAAAAATTAAAGCTAAAGGAGCAACCACAGCAAAAGAAACAATAGGTACAAATTTAGTACCACTAAAGAAACTAATTGCTGAAGGTAGTTGAACAGCATGGAACTTGTTATATATTTTTGCTGATATTGCACCAACAAATATACCAGCAAGAACCCCTGTATTTAATGATCTAATTCCTAAGTTATTTGTAATTAATTTTTCAGGAACTGATCAATTACCATAATATCATAGTAAATGAATGTGAGTTACAGTTTCTTTTTTACCATTAACCATTACTTCAGTAGTAACATCGTGAAGTAATGCTGATTGAATTCCATTTAATACTAAAAATCCAACCAAAGCAGTAATTGCTGCAACTCCTGAATCTTTAGTATATGCTAAAGCTACAGAAATACAGAATAATACAGGTAAGTTAGCAAAACAAACATCCCCCATTGTTTTCATAACACTACCAACATATCAAAAACCTGATGTATTTGACACATTAGCAGTGATTGTAGCTCCAACTCCTAAAAACACACCAGCAATCGGTAATAAAGCAATAGGTAATAAGAATGCTTTACTTAGTTTAGATAAAGTAGGCATAATATTAGCACCAAATGCCTTTAATTTATCTTTAAAACTACTCTTGTTTGTCTGTGTTAACATGAGTATGTTAAATCCTTTCTATAAAAAAGATGTTAATTAGTTTTGTGTTATTATTTTGTTATTAGTGTTATAATTGCTGTTATTATAAATAAAAATCCAATAGTTAATACTAGTAAGTAAAAGTTTTTTTTAACAAATTCTCAAGCATTTTTTGATTCTCTGTTTTGGTTTTCAAAACCATAGCGGTTTTTGTTTTTTTGTTTTCAAAATAAAAACAAACCTAATAAGATAAATAAAATCCCAAATCCTAAAACCCCTAAATTAACTATTAATTCAGTTTTAACTACTAACATTAATAACATAAAAATATTTGTACACCTCTTTATAATAGTATATTAAAAAAAAGAAGTTTAATTTGCATAAATTAAAATTTTGGAATTTAATGCAATTATTGACTTCTTTTTTTATTTCACTTAGTATATTAGGGACTTATTAAAGAATTTCATTCTATTAAAAGCTTATCTAATTCATCAGAATTTTCAACTTTTTCTATAATAATAAATACTAAATCTTTAGTAGTTAAATTGTATTGTTTTAAATAATTAATTATGTTTTTATAATCATTTATATTAGATTTAAATTTACTAATATCATTTTTTAAATCTGTTATTTTTAATAAAGTAATTAAAGGTTTGTTTTTATTATAATCAGAATCTTTTAAAGTTATACCTATTAAAAAATAACCTTGTTGATCTATATTATCAATTTGAGTTCAATTATAAGCTTGACGTGTTGATAAAAGATTTAAAACTTTTTTATAATTGTTTTTATTTTTTAAGTTTTTATTATATTTAAAAGCAGTACTTGCTCCATATAATGAAATGATTAAACCAAAAAAACCTAAAACTAAAATTAAATAAACAGCTCATGTTGGTATATGACTAGTTTGTTGAGTAAATATAATCATTATTTATAATCTTTTAATTCTTTTCTTTCTGTATCTCTTTTTTTAATAGTTTGTCTTTTATCATGAAGTTTTTTACCTTTAGCCAAAGCGATTTCTAATTTAACATAATCATTTTTAAAATATAGTTTAACAGGAATAATTGTTAGATTTTCTTGTTTTATTTTATTTAATATTTTAATTATTTCTTTTTTATGTAATAACAATTTTCTAGTTCTAGTTTCTTCTAAACCTTTAATATAATTAGCAAACTGGTATTTTTTAACATTCATATTTAAAATATAAATCTCTTTTTTTCTAATTAAAACAAAAGCTTCATTAATAGAAACATCATGATTTCTAATTGATTTAATTTCTGGACCATTTAAAACAATTCCTGCTTGATAAGTTTGAATGATTTCATAATTAAAATAAGCTTTTTTATTTTTAACAATTAAATGTTCAGACATAAAAACCTCTTATTCTATTAAAACAAAATCAATTGTTCTTTTTTTAATATCAACATTAATTAGTTTAACTTTGACTTTTTGACCCATTCTATAATAAGTATTATCAGGTTTAATTAAAATACGGTTAGTTTCATCATAAACTAAATCACTATTCATATTTGAAATATGAACTAATCCTTCAACTAAATTATCTAATTGAATAAAAATTCCAAATTTTAAAACTGCTGAAATTGTTGCTGTATAAGTATTATTAACTTTATTTAACATATATTCACACATACACGCTTTAATAACTTCTCTTTCACATTCAACACTTTTAGTTTCAGTATCATTAATAATATTACTTACTTTATTAACATAATTTGTATTATTTTCTAAACTAGTTTTTTCTAGATCTTTTGTAATTAGATATTGTTTTAGATATCTATGAACTAATAAATCTGGATATCTTCTAATTGGAGAAGTAAAATGAGTATAACAATCACTAGCTAAACCAAAATGACCAATATTTTCTAATCCATATTTAGCTTTATCCATATATCTTAATAAAGAAATATTTAATAATTCAACTTCAGTTTCATCTTTAATTTGTTCTTTAATTTGACTTAAAGTGTGATTAATAAATATTGGATCTAAAACTTGTTTATTAGTTAATTTAGGATTAATTCCAAATGTTTTTAGTGATTTATATCAATTAATTAGTTCATCTTCATCTGGTTTATTATGATTTCTATATAAAAATGGTAAATCTTTTTGATAGATTAATTCAGCTACTGCTTCATTACAACTTACCATAAATTGTTCAATTAATTTTTCAGCTTGATCAGCTGTTTTTGTTTTAATATCAATTACATTTAAATTTTTATCTAAAATAATTTTTGGTTCTCTAACATCAAAACTAATAGTTCCTTTTTTAGCTTTTAGATCTTCTAGTTTTTTATACAACTCATATGCTATGTCTAACATTTTTTTAGTTTGATCATCATGAGTTCAAGTTTTAGTTTTAAAGTAATTATTTACTTCATCATAATTTAATCTAGCTTTAGAAATAATCACTGATTCATAAACTTTTTTATTTAACATGTTTGCGTTATTATCAAATTCCATTTCACATACAAAAACTAATTTTTTAGTATTTGGATTTAATGAACACAAATCATCAGATAAAATGTTTGGTAGCATTGGAATTACTTTATTTGCTAAATAAGTTGAATTACCTCTTAACAAAGCTTCTTTATCTAAAGCGGTTTTATATCTAACAAAATAAGAAACATCAGCAATAGCAACAAATAGTTTATAATTATTGTTTTCTAATTTTTCAACACAAATTGCATCATCTAAATCTTTTGAATCAATTCCATCAATTGTAACGATCGTTTTATTAATTAAAGAATTATTTTGTCTTTTTAAAAATTCTTTTTCTAGTTTATCAGTTGCTAAATTAATTTGTTTTGCATTATCTAGAGTTTGTTTATCAAAACTAGTTTTTATGTCAAATTCTTCAGCTATTGCTAAAATACGATCGCTTGCTTTTTTACTATTACCAATAATTTTTATAAGTCTTATAAAAATTTTACGTTCTTTACAACTTATAATTTTTGCTTTAATAATATTAAATTCTTCATATTTAAATTCATTTTTATTAACAATTACAAATCTAAAACTATCAAATGACTTATCGTTTGGAATGAAATCTAAAAATCTTTTATCAAAACTTCTATTTATTTCACCAATTAAATAAACTTTATTTCTTTTAATTAGATCAATAACTATAGCTTTTAATCTATTATCTTCTTCTTGTTTTAAAATATAAACTACTTCATCTTGATGAATACTATTATTTAAATCAACTCCAGCAACAAAATGATCTTCTGTAGTTAAATCATTAACATCATTTATAAAACCAAAACCTTTTGGATTTAATTTAATAGTTCCCTTTTTATAAATTTCATCTAATAAATAAATATTATTTTCTAATGAAATAGCAATGTTATTATTTTTTTCTAATTGGTCTAAGTAGTTTTTAACTAATGAATAATCTAGAGCTTTAAAATAAGTTAAAAGTTTATTTAAACTAATTTTATGATGGTTCTTTTTTAAAATTTCAATAATTTTAGATTCCATACTACTCCTTTTTAAATAAAAAAATAAACACTAGTTTATAACATAGTGTTTGTAATGATGCTTATTGTTAAAGCTATTATAAAAAATATAATTCCTAAAACCAGCATTCAAATAGAAAGAGTTTTGTCTAACCCACGTTCTTTTGAATTAGAAAACAATTCTTCGTTTCCACCATTTAAAGCACTTAGTCCAGTTTGAGATTGTTTATTTTGTAATAAACCTATAGCGATCATTATAAAAGCAATAATAAAAATAAAGATTTCAAATCCTAAAATTAATTGTTGAGCTAATTTAGTTGTTGAAGCTAATAGATTTATCATAAAAACCTCCAAAATGTTACTATATAATAATATCTTAAAATAAGTGAAATTTAAACATTTACTCTTAATACGTTATATAAAATTATATACTTTTTTAATGTGTTATTACTTTCTAGAAATTGATTTTTCCTATTTTTAAATATCACAAAAAAAATAAAAATCTAGTTAAATATACTCAATTTTTACTATTAAAATACTATTACAAGTCATGAAATTCTTTTTAAGTGGTTAAATCTTAACTTTATCAAATTTATAATATAATGAGTTTACATGACAAAAAAAGAAAGGATAAATTACTATGGCAAAAGAACAAAAATATTATCATGAATCAGTTTCACCAATCGAATTTGTTAAAAATAATTTTAAAGGAAATTTAAGATCAGTTAATTGAAATGTTATTAATGATGAAAAAGATCTAGAAGTTTGAAATAGAATTACTCAAAACTTTTGATTACCAGAAAAAATTCCAGTATCAAATGATTTATCATCATGAAGAAGTTTATCTAGTGAATGACAACAATTAGTAACTAGAACTTTTACTGGTTTAACTTTATTAGATACAGTTCAAGCAACTGTTGGAGATGTTGCTCAAATTGAACACTCATTAACTGATCATGAACAAGTAATTTATTCTAATTTTGCTTTTATGGTTGGTGTTCATGCGCGTTCTTATGGAACTATTTTTTCAACATTATGTTCAAGTGAACAAATTGAAGAAGCTCATGAGTGAGTTGTTAAAACTGAAACTTTACAAAAAAGAGCAAAAGCTTTAATTCCATACTATACAGGAACTGACCCATTAAAATCTAAAGTTGCAGCCGCTTTAATGCCTGGATTTTTATTATATGGGGGATTTTACTTGCCATTTTATTTATCTGCTAGAGGTAAATTACCAAATACTTCAGATATCATAAGACTAATTTTAAGAGATAAAGTAATTCATAATTATTATAGTGGTTATAAATATCAAAAAAAGGTTGCTAAATTACCAGTTGAAAAACAAGCTGAAATGAAAGAGTTTGTTTTTAAATTATTATATGAATTAATTGATTTAGAAACTGCCTATTTAAAAGAATTATATGCTGGATTTGATATTGTTGATGATGCTATTAGATTTAGTGTTTATAATGCTGGTAAGTTTTTACAAAACCTAGGATATGATTCACCATTTAGTGAAGAAGAAACTAGAATTGAACCAGAAATTTTTAACCAATTATCTGCAAGAGCTGATGAAAATCACGATTTCTTTTCTGGAAATGGTTCTTCATATGTGATGGGAGTTTCAGTTGAAACAGAAGACGAAGACTGAGAATTTTAGGAGTTATTATGCACTCAAATGTTAAAAAAGTTACAGATAAAGATGTAATTAAACCAGTTGGTATACCTTTTGTAGTTTATTTTTCTTCAATTTCAAATAACACTCATAGATTTATTCAAAAACTAGAAATTGAAAATATTAGAATTCCTTATGAATTAGATCAATCAATCAGTGTTGATCGTGATTATGTTTTAGTTACTCCAACTTATAGTGGTGGGGGAGAATATGTTGAAGGTGCTGTACCAAAACAAGTAATTAAATTTTTAAATAATAAAGAAAATAGAAGTTTTTGTAGAGGTGTTATTTCATCTGGTAACACTAATTTTGGTGATACTTTTGGAATTGCTGGACCAATTATTTCTAAAAAATTAAATGTTCCTTTTTTATACCAATTTGAATTATTAGGAACTCAACATGATGTTAGTCAAATAAAACAAATACTATTAAAGTTTTGAGAGGATGGTAATAATGAAAGAAAATAAAAACACAATCGTTTTAGATGATGTTGATGATGAATATATTAAATTAAATGCTAGATCTAAGATTTTTTCAAAAGATCAAGATAATTTTCAATTAGATGTTAAAGCAGCTGAATTGTATTTAAAAAACTATATTGAACCTAGAATGAAAAAGTTTTCTAGTTTAAAAGAAAGATTAGATTATTTATTAGAAAATCAATATTATGATTCAGAAATCTTAAATAAATATAGTTTTGATCAAATTAATCAATTAAATGATTATGCTTATTCATTTAACCATCATTTTCCAAGCTTTATGGGAGCTTTAAAATTCTTTAATGCTTATGGATTAAAAACTTTTGATACTACAATGTATTTAGAAACTTATACAGATAGAGTATTAATGAATGCTCTATTTTTAGGTAATGGTAATTTTACTAAAGCAAAAAACTTATTAAAAGATATGATGTTAGGTAGATTTCAACCAGCAACTCCTACTTTTTTAAATGCAGCTAAAAAACATAGAGGAGAGTATGTTTCATGTTATTTACTAAGAACAGAAGATAACATGGAATCAATTTGTAGAACAATTTCAACTTCATTACAACTTTCAAAAAGAGGTGGGGGAGTTGCGATTTGTTTAACAAATTTAAGAGAAACAGGTTCTCCTATTAAAAATATTTCAGGTCTAAGTTCAGGACCAATTCCAGTAATGAAGATTTTAGAAGATTCATTTACTTATGCTGATCAATTAGGTCAACGTCAAGGAGCTGGAGCTGTTTATATTTCAGCTCATCATCCAGATATTATTTCAGTTTTAGATACTAAAAGAGAAAATGCTGATGAAAAGATTAGAATTAAATCTTTATCATTAGGATTAGTAATTCCAGATATCACTTTTGAATTAGCTAGAGATAATAAAGATATGGCTTTATTTAGTCCTTATGATGTTCAAAAAGTATATGGTAAGCCATTATCAGATATTTCAATTACTGAAAAATATTATGAAATGTTAGAAAATCCTAATATTAAAAAAACATATATTAGTGCTAGAAAATTTTTTTTAACTGTTGCTGAATTACATTTTGAAAGTGGATATCCATATATTTTATTTGAAGATACTGTTAATAGAAGAAATGCTCATGATAAAAAAGGAAGAATTATCATGAGTAATTTATGTAGTGAAATTGTTCAGGTAAGTACAGCAAGCGAATATAGTTCTGATTTATCATTTGTAAAAACTGGAGAAGATATTTGTTGTAATTTAGGTAGTTTAAATATTGATAAGATGATGAAATCTGGAAAAGAATTTTCAGATTCTATTTATAATGCAATTTCTGCTTTAGATATTGTTTCAAGAAATTCAGATTTAAGTGCTGCTCCTTCAATTCAAAAAGGAAATGCACAAAATCATGCTGTTGGATTAGGAGCTATGAATTTACATGGATTTTTAGCAACTAATAAAATTATGTATGACTCACCTGAAGCTGTTGATTTTACTAATATGTTCTTTTATACAGTTGCTTATAATGCTTTTAAAGCTTCAAATAAATTAGCTCAAGAATTTGAAAAATTTGCTTCATTTGATGAATCAAGATTTGCTGATGGTTCTTGATTTGATAAATATACTAAATGTGAATTTGATAAATGAACACCACAAACAAATAGAGTAAAAGAATTATTTAAAGATTATGATGTTCAAATTCCAAGTCAAACTGATTGAATAAAATTAGTTGAAGAAATTAAAAAA
This genomic window from Mycoplasma mycoides subsp. capri contains:
- the nrdF gene encoding class 1b ribonucleoside-diphosphate reductase subunit beta; this translates as MAKEQKYYHESVSPIEFVKNNFKGNLRSVNWNVINDEKDLEVWNRITQNFWLPEKIPVSNDLSSWRSLSSEWQQLVTRTFTGLTLLDTVQATVGDVAQIEHSLTDHEQVIYSNFAFMVGVHARSYGTIFSTLCSSEQIEEAHEWVVKTETLQKRAKALIPYYTGTDPLKSKVAAALMPGFLLYGGFYLPFYLSARGKLPNTSDIIRLILRDKVIHNYYSGYKYQKKVAKLPVEKQAEMKEFVFKLLYELIDLETAYLKELYAGFDIVDDAIRFSVYNAGKFLQNLGYDSPFSEEETRIEPEIFNQLSARADENHDFFSGNGSSYVMGVSVETEDEDWEF
- the nrdI gene encoding class Ib ribonucleoside-diphosphate reductase assembly flavoprotein NrdI codes for the protein MHSNVKKVTDKDVIKPVGIPFVVYFSSISNNTHRFIQKLEIENIRIPYELDQSISVDRDYVLVTPTYSGGGEYVEGAVPKQVIKFLNNKENRSFCRGVISSGNTNFGDTFGIAGPIISKKLNVPFLYQFELLGTQHDVSQIKQILLKFWEDGNNERK
- the nrdE gene encoding class 1b ribonucleoside-diphosphate reductase subunit alpha, giving the protein MKENKNTIVLDDVDDEYIKLNARSKIFSKDQDNFQLDVKAAELYLKNYIEPRMKKFSSLKERLDYLLENQYYDSEILNKYSFDQINQLNDYAYSFNHHFPSFMGALKFFNAYGLKTFDTTMYLETYTDRVLMNALFLGNGNFTKAKNLLKDMMLGRFQPATPTFLNAAKKHRGEYVSCYLLRTEDNMESICRTISTSLQLSKRGGGVAICLTNLRETGSPIKNISGLSSGPIPVMKILEDSFTYADQLGQRQGAGAVYISAHHPDIISVLDTKRENADEKIRIKSLSLGLVIPDITFELARDNKDMALFSPYDVQKVYGKPLSDISITEKYYEMLENPNIKKTYISARKFFLTVAELHFESGYPYILFEDTVNRRNAHDKKGRIIMSNLCSEIVQVSTASEYSSDLSFVKTGEDICCNLGSLNIDKMMKSGKEFSDSIYNAISALDIVSRNSDLSAAPSIQKGNAQNHAVGLGAMNLHGFLATNKIMYDSPEAVDFTNMFFYTVAYNAFKASNKLAQEFEKFASFDESRFADGSWFDKYTKCEFDKWTPQTNRVKELFKDYDVQIPSQTDWIKLVEEIKKTGLANSHLMAVAPTGSISYLSSCTPSLQPVVSTVEVRKEGKLGRVYVPAYQINFDNMGYYAMGAYELGPDPIINIVAAAQQHVDQAISLTLFMTDKATTRDLNKAYVNAFKQGCSSIYYVRIRQDVLENSENYECDACKI